The Peribacillus simplex genome contains a region encoding:
- a CDS encoding thiolase family protein, whose protein sequence is MEEAVIVSGVRTGVGAFGKSLKSVSATEMGRQILEGLMDKTILTKADVNEVIFGHGYVHGGGLNSARISSQLAGFPTSVPGHIVIKACGSSLKAITNAALTIKAGQEEVVIAGGVENMSQVPYLVKNRWGTKFGNVEMEDALLTDGLICSLENEHMGMTAERLTQIYSISREEQDKFAFDSHKKVVQAIENHYFEDEILPVQVTGTKGAYLFRTDESVRSDIQLDKLINLPPVFKSDGSITAGNACPMNDGAAAVLMMSKKKAIQKGIKPLLKVKAFSSAGVEPGIMGIGPVPATKKALELAGLTLDDIGLIELNEAFAAQALAVIKELELDYSKVNVNGGAIALGHPVGATGAKLTVSLMNEMLRTKTKYGMVTLCMAGGMGLTVIYENLSL, encoded by the coding sequence ATGGAAGAGGCCGTCATCGTATCAGGAGTTCGAACTGGAGTGGGTGCATTTGGAAAGTCCCTTAAAAGTGTTTCCGCCACTGAAATGGGAAGACAAATATTGGAGGGTTTAATGGATAAGACCATTCTTACCAAAGCGGATGTAAATGAAGTAATATTTGGACATGGATATGTACATGGGGGAGGATTGAATTCAGCCAGAATATCATCGCAATTAGCTGGATTCCCAACGAGTGTTCCAGGACATATAGTAATCAAGGCATGTGGTTCTAGTTTAAAAGCAATTACTAACGCGGCCTTAACGATTAAGGCCGGTCAAGAAGAGGTGGTAATTGCAGGTGGGGTAGAGAATATGAGTCAGGTCCCATATTTAGTTAAAAATAGATGGGGGACAAAGTTTGGGAACGTAGAAATGGAAGATGCCCTATTAACTGATGGTTTAATTTGTTCGTTGGAAAATGAACACATGGGAATGACAGCAGAACGCTTAACGCAAATTTACAGTATCTCCCGAGAGGAACAAGATAAATTTGCCTTTGATAGCCATAAAAAGGTAGTTCAGGCTATTGAAAATCATTATTTTGAAGATGAAATTTTACCTGTTCAGGTCACCGGTACGAAGGGAGCTTATCTATTCAGGACAGATGAGTCTGTACGCTCGGATATTCAGCTAGATAAATTAATCAATCTTCCACCTGTTTTTAAATCGGATGGGTCAATCACTGCTGGGAATGCGTGCCCTATGAACGATGGTGCAGCAGCAGTTTTAATGATGTCAAAAAAGAAAGCTATACAAAAAGGTATAAAACCTTTGTTAAAAGTGAAAGCGTTTTCCAGTGCTGGTGTAGAACCAGGCATAATGGGGATTGGGCCTGTTCCAGCAACAAAAAAGGCATTGGAATTAGCCGGATTAACTTTAGATGATATTGGTTTGATTGAGCTTAATGAGGCCTTTGCTGCACAGGCATTAGCTGTTATTAAAGAACTGGAGTTGGACTATTCAAAAGTAAATGTTAATGGTGGAGCTATTGCGTTGGGGCATCCAGTTGGAGCAACTGGTGCTAAGCTAACTGTTAGTCTAATGAATGAAATGTTACGTACCAAAACAAAGTATGGAATGGTGACGCTATGTATGGCCGGAGGAATGGGGCTTACCGTCATATATGAAAACCTATCATTATAA
- a CDS encoding peptidase, whose amino-acid sequence MQLIKEQIQTWLKEHYEEGTVLLQRLVQSPSISKNEAKAQSIIIEVLSNMGLKVDVWEPCGKELTESPYFCSSRDDFTGSPNVVGVLPGTGGGRSIILNGHIDVVPEGDHEQWTDDPYSGAIKEGKMYGRGVTDMKGGLVSFLLALQAILQLDIKLRGDVIFQSVIEEESGGTGTLSTILKGYKADAALITEPTNMRVFPKQQGSMWFRIFVKGRSAHGGTRYEGVSAFDKAMVLVERIRALEYNRNQRINDPLYEQTPIPIPINIGVVSGGNWPSSVPDLLKIEGRMGVAPNEKIEDAQHEMEECLQQLSVLDPWFKENPPVLEWFGARWLPGEIDLEHDLMNTLVHQYRETTGEEPVIEASPWGTDGGLLTEVGKIPTVVFGPGKTEMAHFPDEYIELDKVFKSAEIIALTIIQWCSIKDNI is encoded by the coding sequence ATGCAATTAATCAAAGAACAAATTCAAACATGGTTAAAAGAGCATTATGAAGAAGGTACAGTATTATTACAGCGACTAGTTCAATCTCCTAGTATTTCTAAAAATGAGGCAAAAGCGCAATCAATAATCATTGAAGTATTGTCGAATATGGGGTTAAAGGTGGATGTCTGGGAGCCATGTGGAAAAGAATTAACCGAAAGTCCCTACTTTTGCTCGTCGAGGGATGATTTTACAGGAAGTCCTAATGTTGTTGGTGTTCTACCCGGAACAGGTGGTGGCCGCTCCATAATCTTAAACGGACATATTGATGTTGTCCCTGAAGGTGATCATGAACAATGGACAGATGATCCCTATAGTGGAGCTATTAAGGAAGGAAAAATGTATGGTCGTGGTGTTACGGATATGAAAGGTGGGCTAGTTTCATTTCTTTTAGCCTTACAAGCCATTCTACAACTCGATATTAAGCTTAGAGGCGACGTTATTTTTCAAAGTGTTATAGAAGAAGAGAGTGGTGGGACAGGGACTTTATCTACTATTCTAAAAGGCTATAAAGCTGATGCTGCACTAATCACTGAACCTACTAATATGAGAGTTTTCCCTAAACAGCAAGGATCCATGTGGTTTAGGATCTTTGTCAAAGGTCGATCAGCCCACGGGGGAACACGATATGAGGGAGTAAGCGCTTTTGATAAAGCAATGGTATTAGTGGAGCGAATCAGGGCTTTGGAGTATAACCGGAATCAACGTATTAATGATCCTTTATATGAGCAGACCCCTATCCCTATTCCTATTAATATCGGAGTTGTTTCGGGAGGAAACTGGCCATCTTCAGTACCTGATTTGCTGAAAATAGAGGGAAGAATGGGTGTAGCACCTAACGAGAAGATAGAAGATGCACAACATGAAATGGAGGAATGTCTACAACAACTATCAGTCCTTGACCCCTGGTTTAAGGAAAATCCACCTGTCCTAGAATGGTTTGGTGCTCGATGGCTACCAGGGGAAATCGATCTTGAACATGATTTGATGAATACGTTAGTTCATCAATATAGAGAAACTACTGGTGAAGAACCCGTGATAGAGGCTTCTCCTTGGGGAACTGATGGGGGATTACTTACAGAAGTAGGGAAAATTCCAACGGTCGTTTTTGGACCAGGGAAAACGGAAATGGCACACTTCCCTGATGAGTATATTGAATTGGATAAAGTTTTTAAATCTGCAGAAATTATTGCATTAACTATAATTCAGTGGTGTAGTATCAAGGACAATATCTGA
- a CDS encoding 3-oxoacid CoA-transferase subunit B — MGLGVEDRHRIAKRAAQEIENGMIVNLGIGIPTLIADYIPSDISVQFHAENGVLGTGPTPKRSDINPNLCNAGGYPCSVAQGASFFDSATAFGMIRRGRLDVTILGALEVSEEGDLANWIIPGKLVPGMGGAMELAQKSKKVIVLMNHTNKQGKSKILKECTLPLTAKGCVSLIITEMAVIEVTPQGLELKEVMEPYTMEDVIKHTDAQLKILKTTGKV; from the coding sequence ATGGGTTTGGGAGTAGAAGATCGCCATCGCATCGCTAAGCGCGCTGCCCAAGAAATAGAAAATGGAATGATTGTTAATCTAGGAATAGGCATCCCTACATTAATTGCTGATTATATCCCATCAGATATTTCTGTCCAATTTCATGCCGAAAATGGAGTGTTGGGCACTGGCCCGACACCAAAAAGGAGTGATATTAATCCTAATTTATGTAATGCCGGTGGTTATCCCTGTTCTGTGGCCCAAGGTGCCTCCTTTTTTGATAGTGCTACTGCATTTGGCATGATTCGGCGAGGCCGTTTAGATGTTACCATTTTAGGAGCCCTTGAAGTAAGCGAAGAAGGCGACCTGGCAAATTGGATTATTCCTGGAAAACTTGTCCCTGGTATGGGTGGGGCGATGGAGTTGGCTCAAAAGTCTAAAAAGGTAATTGTACTGATGAACCATACAAACAAACAAGGTAAATCGAAAATACTGAAGGAATGTACACTACCACTTACCGCCAAAGGTTGTGTTAGTTTGATCATCACTGAAATGGCTGTGATCGAGGTAACGCCACAAGGATTAGAGTTAAAAGAAGTTATGGAACCTTACACAATGGAAGATGTAATTAAACATACAGATGCACAATTGAAAATACTTAAAACTACAGGAAAAGTTTAG
- a CDS encoding amino acid permease codes for MAELDNDQGLKRVMKSRHLFMIALGGVIGAGFFNASGFTISQAGPIGAVLAYMMGGLIMYLVMLCLGELTVEMPVSGSFQTYATKYIHPSTGFTVGWIYWIGWSSTVAYEIIIIGSLMQRWFPDISPWIWSLIAGIVLFSVNALSARSFAETEFWFASIKVIAIISFIFIGLAVIFGIVPIEGEPAAPYFTHLTEFGFFPNGMFAVVIAMMAVNYSLGGTELIGIASGESENPEKTIPKAINQTAYRIILFFVLSIIVVVSIVPWQQIQPTASPFVTALDNIGIPYAADIMNFVIITSLLSVANSGLYTTTRMLYSLSSSKMAPRSFQKLTKKGVPLLSLTASMGISCVSILVSKVAAETIYTWILSVAGMASMLAWMSIAASQYFFRRRYVAEGGKVSDLKFRTPLYPLVPILAFVFNLVVLISLVFDEGTKLTIYIGVPVAIAFHLIYILFLQKRGKNDMGPSVQEDYEKVRLINKS; via the coding sequence ATGGCTGAATTAGATAATGATCAAGGTCTCAAAAGGGTAATGAAAAGCCGCCATTTATTTATGATTGCTTTAGGCGGTGTAATCGGTGCAGGATTTTTCAACGCTTCAGGTTTTACGATTAGTCAGGCAGGCCCTATAGGCGCAGTTTTAGCCTATATGATGGGCGGACTTATTATGTATTTAGTTATGCTGTGCTTAGGGGAATTGACAGTGGAAATGCCAGTATCTGGATCTTTCCAAACCTATGCGACTAAATACATTCATCCATCAACAGGCTTTACAGTTGGGTGGATTTATTGGATTGGGTGGTCTTCTACCGTAGCCTATGAAATTATCATTATAGGTTCGCTGATGCAAAGATGGTTCCCTGATATTTCTCCATGGATCTGGTCGTTAATTGCAGGAATTGTACTATTTTCTGTAAATGCCCTTTCTGCACGCAGCTTTGCAGAAACAGAATTCTGGTTTGCGAGTATCAAGGTAATCGCTATAATCTCTTTTATCTTTATTGGGTTAGCCGTTATTTTTGGTATTGTACCAATTGAGGGTGAACCAGCAGCTCCTTATTTTACACACTTAACAGAATTTGGCTTCTTTCCTAATGGAATGTTTGCAGTAGTTATTGCTATGATGGCTGTTAATTATTCGTTAGGCGGTACGGAACTTATAGGAATTGCTTCTGGTGAAAGTGAAAACCCTGAGAAGACGATCCCTAAGGCTATAAACCAAACTGCTTACCGAATAATATTATTCTTTGTTTTGTCAATAATCGTCGTTGTTTCTATAGTTCCTTGGCAACAAATCCAGCCAACTGCTAGCCCGTTTGTTACTGCACTGGATAACATCGGTATACCATATGCAGCCGATATCATGAATTTTGTAATTATTACCTCATTACTATCTGTTGCTAACTCTGGTCTTTATACTACAACTAGGATGTTATACTCTCTTTCTAGTTCTAAGATGGCACCAAGATCCTTTCAAAAGTTAACCAAAAAAGGTGTGCCTTTACTTTCTTTAACGGCTAGTATGGGAATCTCCTGTGTGTCCATTCTTGTTTCAAAAGTAGCGGCTGAAACTATTTATACCTGGATTCTTTCTGTAGCAGGAATGGCATCCATGTTGGCTTGGATGAGTATTGCGGCATCTCAGTATTTTTTCCGCAGACGATATGTAGCTGAAGGAGGAAAAGTTAGTGATCTAAAATTTCGGACCCCACTTTACCCTTTAGTTCCCATCCTGGCATTTGTCTTTAATCTAGTTGTATTAATAAGTTTAGTATTTGACGAAGGAACTAAATTGACTATTTATATTGGTGTTCCAGTAGCCATTGCTTTTCATTTGATATATATTTTATTTTTGCAAAAACGCGGAAAGAATGATATGGGGCCATCGGTTCAAGAGGATTATGAAAAGGTGCGTTTAATTAATAAAAGTTAA